CCGGGCCCTGGCGACATTCCGGGATCTGGGCAGCCGCCAGGCCGAGGCCGAGGCACTCAACTGCGTCGGTGACCTGGTGGCCGAGACCACGGGACCGCGCGAGGCGCTGGTCCTGTACCAGCAGGCCGCGGCCATCGCCGGTGAGATCTGCAGCCCGGTGCAGCACGCCAGAGCCCTGGAGGGCATCGCCCGCTGCGCGGAACGGCTCGGTGACCGCGCCACCGCCGTCGCCGACCTGAGCCGGGCCGTAGCCGTCTACCACTCCGTCGGAGCCCCGCAGGCAGCCTCCGCAGCCGCCCGCCTGGCCTCCCTGGAGGCCACCACCGCAATCCCCGTGCCCGACTTCCGAGGCGTTGACGAGCAGGTGTCGCCTGCGGCGTCGTAGCCGTGACCGGGCGGCGGCTGCGGTCTCGGCCGGCGGCTCCTGGCAGGGGCCATGGCTCGTCGGGTCACTGCCGCGCCGCCCGGGGAGGGAACCAGTCCCGGGGCGGCGCGGTCCCTTCGGCCCAGCCCTGGGAAAGCTCCGGAGGGACGCCGTCGACGGCGCTGCCGGTGGGCGCGGGGCGCGGGGGCACGGTGCCGTTGCCGATCGGGACGGGCTCAGCCCCGGGGCTCCGGCCCCCGGTCGCGGTAGGGGCCGGTCGAACCGCGCACGACCAGCTCGGGTTGGAACATCAGCTCACCGACCGGGACCTGGCGGTCGGCGAGCAGGCCGACCAGGGCGCGGGCGACCGCGCCGCCGAGGCGGTCGATGGGCTGGCGCACGGTGGTCAGCGGCGGATCGGTGAACTCCAGCATCGGACTGTCGTCGTAGCCGATCAGGGAGACGTCGCGGGGGACCTCCAGCCCGTGGCGCCTGATCGCGCGGATGGCGCCGAGGGCCATCTGGTCGCTGGCCGCGACGATCGCGGTCACGCCGAGGCGCAGCAGATGGTCGGCGGCGAACTGGCCGCCCTCGACGGAGTAGCTCTGGCGGACCACCAGTCCCTCCGCGTCGGCCAGGCCCAGCTTGGCCGAGGTGGCCAGGAACCCGGCCACGCGCCGGTCCGAGGGCTTGTTGCCCTCGGGACCGGCGGCCAAGCCGATCCTGGTGTGCCCGAGGGCCTGGAGGTGCCGGACGGCCATTTCGCCGGCGCTGACGTCGTCGGTGGAGAACGCCGCGCCCTCGACGCCCTCGAACAGGCCGTTGACGCACACGTAGGGCACCCGGCGGCCGGCCAGTAGCGCCGTGAGTTCCGGGTCGAAGCTCTCCAGGGTGTTGCTGGCGGAGCAGAACACGATGCCCGCGGCGCCGATGTCGAGCAGCGACTTGAGGTAGTCGCGCTCCTGGACCCCGCCGGGCAGCGACGGGCAGATCATCGCCCGCAGTCCGTGCGGGGCGAGTGCCAGGCCGATCCATTCCGCCAGCGCGGCGAAGACGGGTGTGGACAGGCCGGGTGTGATCACGCCGACGATGCCTTCCACGCTGCTGGTGCGCTCGTACCCGAGCTCGGCCATCGCGCGTTCGACGGCCTCGCGGGTCTTCTGCGACACCCCGCTCTTGCGGTTCATCACGCGGCTGACCGTGGCGACACTCACCTCGGCGAGGCGGGCGACCTCGACGATCCCGACCTTGTCCTGCTCCATCACAACCCCACTCACTCTTTCTCTCTTCAACTGCCGTCGTGTCACACGGTGTCACGGACCGCGTTGCTCTATGCGGCACACGCCGTGGGGCGGCACCGGGATCGAGGTGATTCCGGCGGTCAGTTCCCTGGTGCGGCGGCCGACCGGGTTGCCCTGGCAGTCGTGCACCTCCACCTGGGCGCGCCGTGGCGGGCCGGTCACGTCGAGCAGGATCCGGTCCGTGCCGGTGGCGTTGACGACGACCAGGTCTGCTGCGGTCCCCGGGCCGACGGCGACCACTGCCTGGGTATAGCAGGTGACCACCTCCAGGCCGCCGCCGACCCCGGTGACCTGTGGGTAGAGTTCGTCGGGCCGACCGGGTTCGAGGTGCCCGCCGGTGAGCGCGGGGCGGAGCTCGCGCCAGGTGGACAGCCAGAACGCCAGGGTCCTTCGGTGTTCGGCAGGCAGCAGCGCCAGCCTGGTGGAGATCTGCGGGACCGCGTGCCAGGCGCCGTGGAACTGGCGGGCGAGGACCTGGGGTGCGGCCTGGTGGTCCCACATGATCATGTCGGAGTGGACCGCGCCGCCGGGCGCGAGCAGCGCGATGTCCAGGGTCCTGATCCGGTTGGCGACCGCGTCGGCGGGGCAGTCGGTGGCGCGCAGCGCGTTCCCGAACGCGGTCATCGCCGGACCTGTGTA
The Streptacidiphilus albus JL83 genome window above contains:
- a CDS encoding LacI family DNA-binding transcriptional regulator, with protein sequence MSGVVMEQDKVGIVEVARLAEVSVATVSRVMNRKSGVSQKTREAVERAMAELGYERTSSVEGIVGVITPGLSTPVFAALAEWIGLALAPHGLRAMICPSLPGGVQERDYLKSLLDIGAAGIVFCSASNTLESFDPELTALLAGRRVPYVCVNGLFEGVEGAAFSTDDVSAGEMAVRHLQALGHTRIGLAAGPEGNKPSDRRVAGFLATSAKLGLADAEGLVVRQSYSVEGGQFAADHLLRLGVTAIVAASDQMALGAIRAIRRHGLEVPRDVSLIGYDDSPMLEFTDPPLTTVRQPIDRLGGAVARALVGLLADRQVPVGELMFQPELVVRGSTGPYRDRGPEPRG